Proteins encoded together in one Bosea sp. (in: a-proteobacteria) window:
- a CDS encoding sigma-70 family RNA polymerase sigma factor has product MHTETDEDLVKRIASGDRLAMKVLFSRHQVRVYRFVLRLVRDETLAEDVISDVFMDLWRQADRFEARASVATWLTAIARNKAWSLLRKRRDAELDEDYAESLEDDADGPEVVLQKQDKGLAIRACLERLSAEHREVIDLVYYHETSVEEAARIVGIPENTVKTRLFHARKKLGEMLKAAGIDRGWP; this is encoded by the coding sequence ATGCATACGGAAACGGACGAGGATCTCGTCAAGCGGATCGCTTCGGGCGACCGGCTCGCGATGAAGGTGCTGTTCTCGCGGCATCAGGTGCGGGTCTACCGTTTCGTGCTGCGGCTCGTCCGCGACGAGACGCTTGCCGAGGATGTGATCAGTGACGTGTTCATGGATCTCTGGCGACAGGCCGATCGCTTCGAGGCGCGTGCCTCGGTCGCGACCTGGCTCACGGCCATCGCCCGCAACAAGGCCTGGTCGCTGCTGCGCAAGCGCCGCGACGCCGAGCTCGACGAGGATTACGCCGAAAGCCTCGAGGACGACGCCGACGGCCCCGAGGTCGTGCTCCAGAAGCAGGACAAGGGTCTCGCCATCCGCGCCTGCCTCGAGCGGCTCTCGGCCGAGCACCGCGAGGTCATCGACCTCGTCTATTATCACGAGACCTCCGTCGAGGAGGCCGCGCGGATCGTCGGCATCCCCGAGAACACCGTCAAGACGCGGCTGTTCCACGCCCGCAAGAAGCTGGGCGAGATGCTCAAGGCCGCCGGCATCGACCGTGGCTGGCCGTGA
- a CDS encoding DUF6481 family protein, giving the protein MKNPNDRSFTDRQSNSANAKKALLERFKARPKADDPVMVQRRAEREAIAAARAEREAEKAKIRAEKERLEAIERARIEEEKRQEELAREAARKAEQAKRDAERPRKVLLEAVQYMQMRSAGKRR; this is encoded by the coding sequence TTGAAGAACCCGAACGACCGCAGCTTCACCGACCGCCAGTCCAACTCCGCCAATGCCAAGAAGGCGCTGCTCGAGCGCTTCAAGGCCCGGCCGAAGGCCGACGACCCGGTGATGGTGCAGCGACGCGCGGAGCGGGAAGCCATCGCCGCGGCGCGCGCCGAGCGCGAAGCCGAGAAGGCGAAGATCCGGGCCGAGAAGGAGCGCCTGGAAGCGATCGAGCGCGCGCGCATCGAGGAAGAGAAGCGCCAGGAAGAGCTCGCCCGCGAGGCCGCCCGCAAGGCGGAGCAGGCCAAGCGCGACGCCGAGCGTCCGCGCAAGGTGCTGCTGGAAGCCGTGCAGTACATGCAGATGCGCTCGGCCGGCAAGCGCCGCTGA
- a CDS encoding globin-coupled sensor protein has product MSAGDHLARRLAFMQLGPEAQARIRDVNDALSTAIPEALDAFYTQLRGFPETMAFFGSEQHLDSAKQRQGKHWGVIATGQFDERYVDAVTKVGRIHARIGLEPRWYIGGYALVLEKLLAGVLAARWPKNALGKRMPGAAERSAEIGAIVKAAMLDMDYAITIYLEASEEARLKAESEARAMEQAKTAQREQAIACVGESMAALAEGDLTYRMSAEIPAEYAGIRDHFNAAMERLQEIVGTIKATSAAIASSSQEISTGAQDLSMRTEQQASALEESAATTEQLAASVKTSNLASRQSVSLADEAANVARTGGDIVRDAVDAMARIEGASKRISEITDVIDGIAFQTNLLALNAAVEAARAGDAGRGFAVVAAEVRALAQRSAGAAKDITGLISSSDAEVAEGVKLVRQAGETLDRIVAASAKVSSTVEEIASASGEQANGIDEMSQTVSHMDEITQQNAALAEESAASARLLLDQIEQLNRLVAAFRTEQGGIGRRAA; this is encoded by the coding sequence ATGTCGGCAGGGGATCATCTCGCCAGGCGGCTCGCCTTCATGCAGCTCGGACCGGAAGCGCAGGCCCGCATCCGCGATGTCAACGACGCGTTGAGCACGGCCATCCCCGAGGCGCTCGATGCCTTCTATACGCAGTTGCGCGGCTTTCCCGAGACAATGGCGTTCTTCGGCAGCGAACAGCATCTCGACAGCGCCAAGCAGCGCCAGGGCAAGCATTGGGGCGTCATCGCCACAGGCCAGTTCGACGAGCGCTATGTCGACGCCGTCACCAAGGTCGGGCGGATCCATGCCCGCATCGGCCTCGAGCCGCGCTGGTACATCGGCGGCTATGCGCTGGTGCTCGAGAAGCTGCTCGCCGGCGTGCTGGCGGCGCGCTGGCCGAAGAACGCGCTGGGCAAGCGCATGCCCGGCGCCGCCGAGCGCTCCGCCGAGATCGGCGCCATCGTCAAGGCCGCGATGCTCGACATGGACTATGCGATCACGATCTATCTGGAAGCCTCGGAGGAAGCGCGGCTGAAGGCCGAGAGCGAGGCCCGCGCCATGGAGCAGGCCAAGACGGCCCAGCGCGAACAGGCGATCGCCTGCGTCGGCGAGAGCATGGCGGCGCTCGCCGAGGGCGACCTGACCTATCGCATGAGCGCCGAGATCCCGGCCGAATACGCCGGTATCCGCGACCATTTCAACGCGGCGATGGAGCGCCTGCAGGAGATAGTCGGCACCATCAAGGCGACCTCGGCGGCGATCGCCTCCTCCTCGCAGGAGATCAGCACCGGCGCGCAGGACCTCTCGATGCGCACCGAGCAGCAGGCTTCGGCGCTGGAGGAGAGCGCGGCGACGACCGAGCAGCTCGCGGCTTCCGTCAAGACCTCGAACCTGGCGTCGCGCCAGTCCGTCTCGCTCGCCGACGAGGCGGCAAACGTCGCGCGCACCGGCGGCGACATCGTCCGCGACGCGGTCGACGCGATGGCGCGGATCGAGGGCGCCTCGAAGCGGATCTCGGAGATCACCGACGTGATCGACGGCATCGCCTTCCAGACCAACCTGCTCGCGCTGAACGCCGCGGTCGAAGCCGCGCGCGCCGGCGACGCCGGGCGCGGCTTCGCCGTGGTCGCGGCCGAGGTCAGGGCGCTGGCCCAGCGCTCGGCAGGGGCGGCGAAGGACATCACCGGCCTGATCTCCTCCTCGGATGCCGAGGTCGCGGAGGGCGTCAAGCTCGTCCGCCAGGCCGGCGAGACGCTGGACCGGATCGTCGCAGCCTCCGCCAAGGTCTCCAGCACGGTCGAGGAGATCGCCTCGGCCTCCGGCGAGCAGGCCAACGGCATCGACGAGATGAGCCAGACCGTCAGCCACATGGACGAGATAACCCAGCAGAACGCGGCGCTGGCCGAGGAAAGCGCCGCCTCCGCCCGCCTGCTGCTCGACCAGATCGAGCAGCTCAACCGGCTGGTCGCGGCCTTCCGGACCGAGCAGGGCGGCATCGGGCGGCGCGCGGCCTGA
- a CDS encoding S8 family serine peptidase: MPFPLARRKRSWIRCLVGAGLLACALSLLPGPALAQSAGDGRRAAPAAKPQPSAGGGGVNRSMRVPPGAWLQPRTQRSVVPAPDETRFVPDEVLFELAPNAEADVVLRRYGATLIASQRFELAGVTVIRARIEPGRDLRAVLTQMGDDSSIAGAQPNFLFELQQDPLSRVSLPAGAETASSGETAQAPAPSLRLGDPAVATRGAAAVRRILPPQYVVEKLRLAEAAKLAQGRGVRVGLIDSGVDMEHPEIRGSVLGYLDAIDGLATPHAHGTSMATAIVAHGELQGVAPAARLVVARAFGGPQATSANGKSFQIVTALEWLVQQRARVVNLSFAGPQDRLLSKALAGAKGRGVIAVAAAGNGGSRAAPLYPGADANVIAVTATDAEDKVFSEANRGSYVAVAAPGVDVLTGEPGGRYAFTSGTSIAAAHVSGLIALLLEKQPELDSDGARRVLGESAADLGSRGRDPVYGAGRIDPPAALARVLPVATARP, encoded by the coding sequence GTGCCGTTCCCGCTCGCTCGTCGGAAGAGATCCTGGATCCGGTGCCTCGTCGGCGCCGGCCTGCTCGCTTGCGCGCTTTCGCTGCTGCCGGGGCCGGCGCTCGCCCAATCCGCCGGCGACGGCAGGCGCGCCGCGCCGGCCGCGAAGCCGCAGCCTTCCGCCGGCGGCGGCGGCGTCAACCGCTCGATGCGCGTGCCGCCCGGCGCCTGGCTCCAGCCGCGCACGCAGCGCAGCGTGGTTCCGGCCCCGGACGAGACCCGCTTCGTCCCCGACGAGGTGCTGTTCGAGCTCGCGCCGAACGCCGAGGCGGATGTGGTCCTGCGCCGCTATGGCGCGACGCTGATCGCGAGCCAGCGCTTCGAGCTCGCCGGCGTCACCGTGATCCGCGCCCGGATCGAGCCGGGGCGCGACCTGCGCGCCGTGCTGACGCAGATGGGCGACGACAGCAGCATCGCCGGGGCACAGCCGAACTTCCTGTTCGAGCTGCAACAGGACCCCCTTTCCCGCGTCAGCCTGCCGGCGGGGGCGGAGACCGCCTCCTCGGGAGAGACCGCCCAGGCGCCGGCGCCGAGCCTGCGGCTGGGCGATCCGGCCGTGGCGACGCGCGGCGCCGCCGCGGTCAGGCGCATCCTGCCGCCGCAATACGTCGTCGAGAAGCTGCGCCTCGCCGAGGCCGCCAAGCTGGCGCAGGGGCGCGGCGTCCGGGTCGGCCTGATCGATTCGGGCGTGGACATGGAGCATCCCGAGATCAGGGGCTCGGTGCTGGGCTATCTCGACGCGATCGACGGGCTGGCGACGCCGCATGCGCACGGCACCTCGATGGCCACCGCGATCGTCGCGCACGGCGAATTGCAGGGCGTCGCCCCGGCGGCGCGCCTCGTCGTCGCCCGCGCCTTCGGCGGCCCGCAGGCGACCTCCGCCAACGGCAAGTCGTTCCAGATCGTGACGGCGCTGGAATGGCTCGTCCAGCAGCGCGCCAGGGTGGTCAATCTCAGCTTCGCCGGCCCGCAGGACCGCCTGCTCTCGAAGGCGCTGGCCGGCGCGAAGGGGCGCGGCGTGATCGCGGTCGCGGCGGCGGGCAACGGCGGCAGCCGGGCGGCCCCGCTCTATCCCGGCGCCGACGCGAACGTCATCGCCGTGACGGCGACCGACGCCGAGGACAAGGTCTTCTCCGAGGCCAATCGCGGCAGCTACGTCGCGGTCGCGGCGCCGGGCGTCGACGTGCTGACGGGCGAGCCCGGCGGGCGCTACGCCTTCACCTCCGGCACCTCGATCGCCGCCGCCCATGTCTCGGGGCTGATCGCGCTCCTGCTCGAAAAGCAGCCTGAGCTCGATTCGGACGGCGCGCGCCGGGTGCTCGGCGAAAGCGCGGCGGATCTCGGCTCGCGCGGGCGCGATCCCGTCTACGGCGCCGGACGGATCGATCCTCCGGCCGCTCTCGCGCGGGTGCTGCCGGTCGCGACCGCGCGGCCCTGA
- a CDS encoding glycosyltransferase → MPRPKLLFVITEDWFFVSHFLPMARAARELGFDVAVIARERNHRRAIEATGARLIGLEAERRSLDPRALFKQVMALKRLIAAEKPDILHCIALKPIALAGLAGKLAGVDARVYALTGLGFLGARQGALAAAARLAARLWLRGAIDGPQVRFLFENPDDPATLGLDPQDAAKVAIVGGAGVDPLILMPAPQPPAPPLKVALVARMLWSKGVDLAVEAVGLARAGGAQVELTIHGAPDPSNPKAIPEATLAEWAARPGIAWAGPTRDIEGVWKGHHLCILPSRGGEGLPRTILEAAACGRAILTTDVPGCRSFVREGQDGMVVPAGDAAALAKALTIFARAPGLAERMGASARARLIDGHTERDVMNAVKALYLGLIGRSAPDAAA, encoded by the coding sequence ATGCCGCGCCCGAAACTCCTGTTCGTCATCACCGAAGACTGGTTCTTCGTCTCGCATTTCCTGCCGATGGCGCGGGCCGCGCGCGAGCTCGGCTTCGACGTCGCGGTGATCGCGCGCGAGCGCAACCACCGGCGCGCGATCGAGGCGACGGGCGCCCGGCTGATCGGGCTCGAAGCGGAGCGGCGCAGCCTCGATCCCCGCGCGCTGTTCAAGCAGGTCATGGCGCTGAAGCGCCTGATCGCGGCGGAGAAGCCCGACATCCTGCATTGCATCGCGCTGAAGCCGATCGCGCTCGCCGGGCTCGCCGGCAAGCTCGCGGGCGTCGACGCCCGCGTCTATGCGCTGACCGGGCTCGGCTTCCTCGGCGCCAGGCAGGGCGCGCTCGCGGCGGCCGCGCGCTTGGCGGCGAGGCTCTGGCTGCGTGGCGCCATCGACGGCCCGCAAGTCCGCTTCCTGTTCGAGAACCCGGACGATCCCGCGACGCTCGGGCTCGATCCGCAGGATGCGGCGAAGGTCGCGATCGTCGGCGGCGCCGGCGTCGATCCGCTGATCCTGATGCCCGCGCCGCAGCCGCCCGCCCCGCCGCTCAAGGTCGCGCTGGTCGCGCGCATGCTCTGGTCCAAGGGCGTCGATCTTGCCGTCGAGGCGGTCGGCCTCGCGCGTGCCGGGGGGGCGCAGGTCGAGCTTACCATCCATGGCGCGCCCGATCCGTCCAATCCGAAGGCCATTCCCGAGGCGACGCTGGCGGAATGGGCGGCGCGGCCGGGCATCGCCTGGGCCGGGCCGACGCGCGACATCGAGGGCGTGTGGAAGGGCCATCACCTCTGCATCCTGCCCTCGCGCGGCGGGGAGGGCCTGCCGCGCACCATCCTCGAGGCGGCGGCCTGCGGCCGGGCGATCCTGACCACCGACGTACCGGGCTGCCGCAGCTTCGTCCGCGAGGGGCAGGACGGCATGGTGGTGCCGGCGGGCGACGCGGCCGCGCTCGCCAAGGCGCTGACGATCTTCGCCCGCGCGCCGGGCCTTGCCGAGCGCATGGGCGCGAGCGCCCGCGCGCGCCTGATCGACGGCCATACCGAGCGCGACGTGATGAACGCGGTGAAGGCGCTTTATCTCGGCCTCATCGGCCGCTCCGCGCCGGATGCCGCGGCATGA
- a CDS encoding efflux RND transporter permease subunit, whose product MSLFELFVRRPVLSTVMSLLVILIGIVSYGRLTVREYPNIDEPIVSVRTDYRGASAEIIETQVTQILENSIAGIEGIEIISSTSRQERSFIQVRFRPDVDPDVAASDVRDRVSRVRSRLPDEIDEPVIAKVEADAQPILYLSLTSSRHGPLELTDFADRFISDRVQNVTGVAEVRILGQRQYAMRIWLDRARMSAYGITVQQIEAAVRAQNVEIPSGRIESNDREFTVLSQTSMTTPEEFSEIVVKDANGFPVKLRDIAKIELGAREERNAAWFKGTPSVTIGIVKQATANPLDVSAGIEEALPGIIEDLPQGMSIAKSYDTSVFIDRSIKAVYRTIIEAIALVVLIIFLFLRSVRATLIPLVTIPVSLIGSFGLMYAFGFTVNTLTLLSMVLAIGLVVDDAIVVLENVHRHIENGMKPTQAAVRGINEIAFAVVAMTLTLVAVYAPMAFSTGRTGKLFIEFALTLAGAVLVSGFVALTLTPMMCAKLLRHHDKHNWLYNLLERGFQGLSRGYKASLRAALSVRPLVVLLALGVAGSGYYFFTHLRAELAPVEDRGTISASGVSPEGATLSFTADYARQVEEYFSKIPEVETYLVIVGFPDVTRAVGFARLKPWEERERKQQDLVAEINRGLSQIPGIRLFATNPASLGQGNANSKPVEFVLRSSEPYAQIRAYVDQLMAEVGNSPVLTNLDTNLILDKPQIKVTIDRQRAADLGVGVDIIGRTMETLLGGRQVTRFNMNSKQYDVVLQVEGAERNTPQALQSIYLMGRGGAVVQLSSLVKVEETVAPKELVRFNQLRSATVTAIPAPGYSLGDALKVLEEGAARVLPNSVQVDYSGQSREFKQSGASIFIVFLLALGFIYLVLAAQFESFVDPVVIMVSVPLSLTGALAALYFTGGTMNVYSQIGLITLVGLITKHGILILEFTNQLREEGKETLDALVEAAELRLRPILMTTGAMVLGALPLALAHGAGAESRSQIGWVIVGGMSFGTLLTLYVVPVAYSYLARKVHGSRHAPHDEAHGTAHPAPAE is encoded by the coding sequence ATGAGCCTGTTCGAACTCTTCGTCCGCCGGCCCGTTCTCTCGACGGTCATGAGCCTGCTCGTGATCCTGATCGGCATCGTCTCCTATGGCCGCCTGACGGTGCGCGAATACCCGAATATCGACGAGCCGATCGTCTCGGTGCGCACCGATTATCGTGGCGCTTCGGCCGAGATCATCGAGACGCAGGTGACGCAGATCCTGGAGAACTCGATCGCCGGCATCGAGGGCATTGAGATCATCTCCTCGACCAGCCGCCAGGAGCGCTCGTTCATCCAGGTGCGCTTCCGGCCGGACGTCGATCCCGACGTCGCCGCCTCCGACGTGCGCGACCGCGTCAGCCGCGTGCGCAGCCGTCTGCCCGACGAGATCGACGAGCCGGTCATCGCCAAGGTCGAGGCCGATGCGCAGCCGATCCTCTATCTCTCGCTGACCAGCTCGCGCCACGGGCCGCTCGAGCTCACCGATTTCGCCGACCGCTTCATCTCGGACCGGGTCCAGAACGTGACCGGCGTGGCGGAGGTGCGCATCCTCGGCCAGCGCCAATATGCGATGCGCATCTGGCTCGATCGCGCCCGCATGTCGGCCTACGGCATCACCGTCCAGCAGATCGAGGCGGCCGTCCGGGCGCAGAACGTCGAGATCCCGTCCGGCCGGATCGAGAGCAACGACCGCGAATTCACCGTGCTGTCGCAGACCAGCATGACCACGCCGGAGGAATTCAGCGAGATCGTCGTCAAGGACGCCAACGGCTTTCCCGTCAAGCTGCGGGACATCGCCAAGATCGAGCTCGGAGCGCGCGAGGAGCGCAACGCCGCCTGGTTCAAGGGCACGCCCTCGGTGACGATCGGCATCGTCAAGCAGGCGACGGCGAACCCGCTCGACGTCTCGGCCGGGATCGAGGAGGCGCTGCCGGGCATCATCGAGGACCTGCCGCAGGGCATGTCGATCGCCAAATCCTACGACACCTCGGTCTTCATCGACCGCTCGATCAAGGCGGTCTACCGGACGATCATCGAGGCGATCGCGCTCGTCGTGCTGATCATCTTCCTCTTCCTGCGCTCGGTGCGCGCGACGCTGATCCCGCTGGTGACGATCCCGGTTTCGCTGATCGGCTCGTTCGGGCTGATGTACGCGTTCGGCTTCACCGTGAACACGCTGACGCTGCTTTCGATGGTGCTCGCCATCGGCCTCGTCGTCGACGACGCCATCGTGGTGCTGGAGAACGTGCACCGCCATATCGAGAACGGCATGAAGCCGACGCAGGCCGCGGTCCGCGGCATCAACGAGATCGCCTTCGCCGTGGTGGCGATGACGCTGACGCTGGTCGCGGTCTATGCGCCGATGGCCTTCTCGACTGGGCGCACCGGCAAGCTCTTCATCGAGTTCGCGCTGACGCTGGCAGGCGCCGTGCTGGTCTCCGGCTTCGTCGCATTGACGCTGACGCCGATGATGTGCGCCAAGCTCCTGCGCCATCACGACAAGCACAACTGGCTCTACAACCTGCTGGAGCGTGGCTTCCAGGGGTTGTCGCGCGGCTACAAGGCGTCGTTGCGCGCGGCCTTGTCGGTGCGCCCGCTCGTCGTGCTGCTGGCGCTGGGCGTCGCAGGCTCCGGCTATTACTTCTTCACCCATCTGCGCGCGGAGCTGGCGCCGGTGGAGGATCGCGGCACCATCAGCGCCTCGGGCGTCTCGCCCGAGGGCGCGACCTTGTCCTTCACCGCCGACTATGCCCGCCAGGTCGAGGAGTATTTCAGCAAGATCCCGGAGGTCGAGACCTATCTCGTCATCGTCGGCTTCCCCGACGTGACGCGCGCCGTCGGCTTCGCCCGGCTCAAGCCCTGGGAGGAGCGCGAGCGCAAGCAGCAGGACCTCGTCGCCGAGATCAACAGGGGGCTGTCGCAGATTCCCGGCATCCGCCTCTTCGCCACCAATCCGGCCTCGCTCGGCCAGGGCAATGCCAACAGCAAGCCGGTCGAGTTCGTGCTGCGCTCCTCGGAGCCCTATGCGCAGATCAGGGCCTATGTCGACCAGCTCATGGCCGAGGTCGGCAATTCGCCGGTGCTGACCAATCTCGACACCAACCTCATCCTCGACAAGCCGCAGATCAAGGTCACGATCGACCGGCAGCGCGCCGCCGATCTCGGCGTCGGCGTCGATATCATCGGCCGCACCATGGAGACGCTGCTCGGCGGGCGGCAGGTGACGCGCTTCAACATGAACAGCAAGCAGTACGACGTCGTGCTCCAGGTCGAGGGCGCGGAGCGCAATACCCCGCAGGCGCTGCAATCGATCTACCTGATGGGCCGCGGCGGCGCGGTCGTGCAGCTCTCCAGCCTGGTCAAGGTCGAGGAGACGGTCGCGCCCAAGGAGCTCGTCCGCTTCAACCAGCTGCGCTCGGCGACAGTGACCGCGATTCCCGCGCCGGGCTATTCGCTCGGCGACGCGCTGAAGGTGCTGGAGGAGGGGGCGGCGCGCGTGCTGCCGAATTCGGTGCAGGTCGATTATTCCGGCCAGAGCCGCGAGTTCAAGCAGTCTGGCGCCTCGATCTTCATCGTCTTCCTGCTGGCGCTGGGCTTCATCTATCTGGTGCTGGCGGCGCAGTTCGAGAGCTTCGTCGATCCGGTCGTGATCATGGTCTCGGTGCCGCTCTCGCTCACCGGCGCGCTCGCTGCGCTCTATTTCACCGGCGGGACGATGAACGTCTACAGCCAGATCGGCCTGATCACGCTGGTCGGGCTGATCACCAAGCACGGCATCCTGATCCTGGAGTTCACCAACCAGCTGCGCGAGGAGGGCAAGGAGACGCTCGACGCCCTCGTCGAGGCGGCGGAATTGCGCCTGCGGCCGATCCTGATGACCACGGGTGCGATGGTGCTCGGCGCCCTGCCGCTGGCGCTCGCCCATGGCGCCGGCGCGGAAAGCCGCTCGCAGATCGGCTGGGTCATCGTCGGCGGCATGAGCTTCGGCACGCTGCTGACGCTCTATGTCGTGCCGGTCGCCTACAGCTACCTCGCCCGCAAGGTCCACGGCTCGCGCCACGCCCCGCATGACGAGGCGCATGGCACGGCCCATCCCGCCCCGGCGGAGTAG
- a CDS encoding methyltransferase, translating to MKAEAGFDRGAFIRAQTRLLPVPHAPEISLHVAEEATELWQKTEEELAVIGLPPPFWAFAWAGGQALARHLIDNPGIVAGRRVLDFASGSGLVAIAAAKAGAASVEACDIDAFAVAAIGINAAANAVAVTPRSEDLIGRDEGWDVVCAGDVCYEREMAERVVDWLSGLTARGAAVLIGDPGRSYLPKARLEAIATYEVPVTRALEDAEIKRSSVWRLR from the coding sequence ATGAAGGCCGAGGCCGGCTTCGACCGCGGCGCCTTCATCCGGGCGCAGACCCGGCTCCTGCCGGTGCCGCATGCCCCGGAGATCTCGCTCCACGTCGCCGAGGAGGCGACGGAGCTCTGGCAGAAGACCGAGGAAGAGCTCGCCGTGATCGGTCTGCCGCCGCCGTTCTGGGCCTTCGCCTGGGCCGGCGGGCAGGCGCTGGCGCGCCATCTCATCGACAATCCGGGGATCGTCGCCGGGCGCCGGGTGCTGGACTTCGCCTCCGGCTCCGGCCTCGTCGCGATCGCGGCGGCGAAAGCGGGCGCGGCATCCGTCGAGGCCTGCGATATCGACGCCTTCGCGGTGGCGGCGATCGGCATCAACGCCGCCGCCAACGCCGTCGCGGTGACGCCGCGCTCGGAGGACCTGATCGGCCGCGACGAGGGCTGGGACGTCGTCTGCGCCGGCGACGTCTGCTATGAGCGGGAGATGGCCGAGCGGGTGGTCGACTGGCTTTCCGGGCTCACGGCGCGGGGCGCGGCCGTGCTGATCGGCGACCCCGGCCGCAGCTACCTGCCGAAGGCTCGGCTTGAGGCCATCGCGACCTACGAGGTGCCGGTGACGCGGGCGCTGGAGGATGCCGAGATCAAGCGCAGCTCGGTCTGGCGGCTGCGCTAG
- a CDS encoding efflux RND transporter periplasmic adaptor subunit: MKRFAILVLVAAVAGGGYYAYRNQHAGTEQARAGAVSGPRAVPVEVASVELMTVSEEVEALGTLAADESVVIAPEIAGRVISLGFKEGEPVKIGQALVKLDTAILDAELKQAQADLGLARDTHERLRALVQRGSGTQVALDEAAAKLASSEARIQLAKARLAQSTIVAPFNGVVGLRSVGVGDYVSVGKQLITLTSIDPIKIDFRVPEIYLSRLKVGQPVQMRVDAVPERSFQGQIYAIDPVVDVNGRAIRLRAAIPNADLALKPGLFARLAITIDQRENAIVVPEMAVVPDAVGKMVYIVENGKAKRLSVELGKRLPGKVEIVGGLKPDMQIITAGQMRLRDGATIAIKDKVVRTSRI, encoded by the coding sequence ATGAAGCGGTTTGCCATTCTCGTTCTGGTCGCTGCCGTCGCGGGCGGTGGCTATTATGCCTACCGCAACCAGCATGCCGGCACCGAGCAGGCCCGGGCGGGCGCGGTCTCCGGGCCGCGCGCCGTGCCGGTGGAGGTGGCGTCGGTGGAGCTGATGACCGTCAGCGAGGAGGTCGAGGCGCTGGGCACGCTCGCCGCCGACGAATCCGTGGTGATCGCCCCCGAGATCGCCGGGCGCGTCATTTCGCTCGGCTTCAAGGAGGGCGAGCCGGTCAAGATCGGGCAGGCGCTGGTCAAGCTCGACACCGCGATCCTCGATGCCGAGCTCAAGCAGGCCCAGGCCGATCTGGGCCTTGCCCGCGACACCCATGAGCGCCTGCGCGCGCTGGTGCAGCGCGGCTCGGGCACGCAGGTCGCGCTCGACGAGGCGGCCGCCAAGCTCGCCTCGAGCGAGGCGCGCATCCAGCTCGCCAAGGCCAGACTCGCGCAATCGACCATCGTGGCGCCGTTCAACGGCGTCGTCGGCCTGCGCTCGGTCGGCGTCGGCGACTATGTCTCGGTCGGCAAGCAACTGATCACGCTGACCAGCATCGACCCGATCAAGATCGATTTCCGCGTGCCCGAGATCTATCTCAGCCGCCTCAAGGTCGGCCAGCCGGTGCAGATGCGGGTAGACGCGGTGCCGGAGCGCAGCTTCCAGGGGCAGATCTACGCGATCGACCCGGTGGTCGACGTCAACGGCCGGGCGATCCGCCTGCGTGCCGCGATCCCCAACGCGGATCTCGCGCTCAAGCCCGGCCTGTTTGCCCGGCTCGCCATCACCATCGACCAGCGCGAGAACGCGATCGTGGTGCCGGAGATGGCGGTGGTGCCGGATGCGGTCGGCAAGATGGTCTACATCGTCGAGAACGGCAAGGCGAAGCGCCTGAGCGTCGAGCTCGGCAAGCGCCTGCCTGGCAAGGTCGAGATCGTCGGGGGCCTGAAGCCCGACATGCAGATCATCACCGCCGGTCAGATGCGGCTGCGCGACGGCGCTACCATCGCGATCAAGGACAAGGTCGTCCGGACGAGCCGGATCTAG